One window of Stenotrophomonas indicatrix genomic DNA carries:
- the phbB gene encoding acetoacetyl-CoA reductase yields the protein MTLRIAYVTSGMGSVGTAICQSLARSGHTVVAGCAPNSPRKANWLREQREQGFDFIASEGNATDWASTTAAFAKVRAEVGEVDVLVNNSGGSRDLLFRQMTVEDWNAVIASNLNSLFNLTKQVVDGMATRGWGRIINIGSVSAHKGQIGQVNYATAKAAMHGFSRALAAEVASRGVTVNTLSPGYIASQAISSFPPDVLDRLAASVPVRRLGRPEEVAGLCAWLASDEASYVTGADYPVNGGLYMG from the coding sequence ATGACTCTTCGAATTGCCTACGTCACCAGCGGGATGGGCAGTGTCGGCACTGCCATCTGCCAGAGCCTGGCCCGTTCCGGCCATACCGTGGTCGCCGGCTGCGCACCGAACTCGCCGCGCAAGGCCAACTGGCTGCGCGAGCAGCGCGAACAGGGCTTTGATTTCATCGCCTCCGAAGGCAATGCGACCGATTGGGCGTCGACCACGGCGGCCTTCGCCAAGGTGCGTGCCGAAGTCGGCGAGGTGGACGTGCTGGTCAACAACTCCGGCGGCAGCCGCGACCTGCTGTTCCGGCAGATGACGGTGGAGGACTGGAATGCAGTGATCGCCTCCAATCTCAACTCGCTGTTCAACCTGACCAAGCAGGTGGTTGATGGCATGGCCACCCGTGGCTGGGGCCGCATCATCAACATCGGTTCGGTCAGCGCCCACAAGGGCCAGATCGGCCAGGTGAACTACGCCACGGCAAAAGCCGCGATGCACGGTTTCAGCCGTGCGCTGGCCGCTGAAGTCGCCTCGCGCGGGGTCACCGTCAACACACTGTCGCCGGGCTACATCGCCAGCCAGGCGATCAGCAGCTTCCCACCGGACGTGCTGGATCGACTGGCCGCGTCGGTGCCGGTGCGGCGTCTGGGTCGCCCGGAAGAAGTGGCGGGCCTGTGTGCCTGGCTGGCTTCGGATGAAGCCTCCTACGTGACCGGTGCGGACTATCCGGTCAACGGTGGCCTGTACATGGGCTAG
- a CDS encoding TonB-dependent receptor, which produces MQTRYLTIAVAIALSAASAHAAEATDATADTALSAQTLDTVSVIGQGETRQVQRITTVDKQVLPPGTSGQKILDRLPGVSVQSNDAFGANEESQTISLRGFDKSRLGYTLDGIPLGDNSYGNYNGLSIARALIAENLAGAELSQGIGSLGVASTSNLGGTIQYFSMDPSTEFGGRASITAGDDNQRRGYLRVDTGDINGFSAYVSGVHQDQDMWAAPYQNQTTRQFNAKAVWNVGDNRFGAFVATSRASQANYAYLSKDMLARGLGYDWNIYAPDWDRAVAAAYCAPGTYNKARCAFSGGVNSIDDAYYQSRALRDDNLYSIDADIRLGDQGRLKLLGYHHENRGQGHWWAPGQPSYPGTDKMLPISIRSTNYTINRDGVTAALSWTVGIHELEAGVWYEQNDHNVSRNFYYISGPFLDDLYLQNPDRRLFNQDFDIRTRQFYVQDRMRFLDQRLTVDVGIKSPNTRMTAKAQPGVETSIASGTLTAKESVLPQLGVGFKLNANNEVFASYAENIAAFVGGGSGGPLQVSPESFAASAGLEPEKSKSLEAGFRTFGEKYQASIAAYNVTFDNRLLSLNPCSSIEVGTRPECVTRFINVGSVKSHGAELTFILKPVDGLQWYNALSWNKTTYEDDYTSGGAIVPVAGKITVDTPQRMASSEISWNRDGFFASLRAKYTGKRYYTYTNDQSVPGVTTFDAGAGYDFGPGLGLRNVRVSLNATNLTNKRYAGQLSSFAPTDPKGTRYAIHASAPRQVFMTVAAEF; this is translated from the coding sequence ATGCAGACCCGATACCTGACGATCGCCGTGGCGATCGCGCTTTCCGCCGCCAGCGCCCACGCCGCTGAAGCCACCGACGCCACCGCCGATACCGCGCTGAGCGCGCAGACGCTGGATACCGTCTCGGTCATCGGCCAGGGCGAGACCCGCCAGGTGCAGCGCATCACCACCGTCGACAAGCAGGTATTGCCGCCGGGTACCAGCGGCCAGAAGATCCTCGACCGCCTGCCCGGCGTGTCGGTGCAGTCCAACGATGCGTTCGGTGCGAATGAAGAATCGCAGACCATCAGCCTGCGCGGCTTCGACAAGAGCCGCCTGGGTTACACGCTGGACGGCATTCCGCTGGGCGACAACAGCTACGGCAACTACAACGGCCTGAGCATCGCCCGTGCACTGATCGCCGAAAACCTGGCAGGCGCCGAGCTGTCGCAGGGCATCGGTTCGCTGGGCGTGGCCTCGACCAGCAACCTGGGCGGCACCATCCAGTACTTCTCGATGGATCCGTCCACCGAGTTCGGCGGCCGCGCCAGCATCACCGCGGGTGATGACAACCAGCGCCGCGGCTACCTGCGCGTGGACACCGGCGACATCAACGGTTTCTCGGCCTATGTCTCCGGCGTGCACCAGGACCAGGACATGTGGGCCGCGCCGTATCAGAACCAGACCACCCGCCAGTTCAACGCCAAGGCGGTGTGGAACGTGGGCGACAACCGCTTCGGCGCCTTCGTCGCCACCTCGCGCGCCAGCCAGGCCAACTATGCCTACCTGTCCAAGGACATGCTGGCGCGCGGCCTGGGTTATGACTGGAACATCTATGCACCGGACTGGGATCGCGCGGTCGCGGCTGCATACTGCGCACCGGGTACCTACAACAAGGCGCGCTGTGCGTTCAGCGGCGGCGTCAACAGCATCGACGATGCGTACTACCAGAGCCGTGCGCTGCGCGACGACAACCTGTACTCGATCGACGCCGACATCCGCCTGGGTGATCAGGGCCGCCTGAAGCTGCTGGGCTACCACCATGAGAACCGTGGCCAGGGCCACTGGTGGGCGCCGGGCCAGCCGTCCTACCCGGGCACCGACAAGATGCTGCCGATCTCGATCCGCAGCACCAACTACACCATCAACCGCGACGGCGTGACCGCCGCGCTGTCGTGGACGGTGGGCATCCATGAGCTGGAAGCCGGTGTGTGGTACGAACAGAACGACCATAACGTCTCGCGCAATTTCTACTACATCAGCGGCCCGTTCCTGGACGACCTGTACCTGCAGAACCCGGACCGCCGCCTGTTCAACCAGGACTTCGACATCCGTACCCGCCAGTTCTACGTGCAGGACCGGATGCGCTTCCTCGACCAGCGCCTGACCGTGGACGTGGGCATCAAGAGCCCCAACACGCGCATGACCGCCAAGGCCCAGCCGGGCGTGGAAACCAGCATTGCCTCGGGCACGCTGACCGCGAAGGAATCGGTATTGCCGCAGCTGGGTGTGGGCTTCAAGCTCAACGCCAACAACGAAGTATTCGCCTCGTATGCCGAGAACATCGCTGCCTTCGTCGGCGGCGGCAGCGGCGGCCCGCTGCAGGTGTCGCCGGAATCGTTCGCCGCCAGCGCAGGCCTGGAGCCGGAGAAGTCCAAGAGCCTGGAAGCGGGTTTCCGTACCTTCGGTGAGAAATACCAGGCGTCTATCGCGGCCTACAACGTTACGTTCGACAACCGCCTGCTGTCGTTGAACCCGTGCTCGAGTATCGAAGTCGGCACGCGGCCGGAGTGCGTGACGCGCTTCATCAACGTCGGTTCGGTGAAGAGCCACGGTGCCGAGCTGACCTTCATCCTCAAGCCCGTGGATGGCCTGCAGTGGTACAACGCGCTGTCCTGGAACAAGACCACCTACGAGGATGACTACACTTCGGGCGGTGCGATCGTGCCGGTGGCCGGCAAGATCACCGTGGATACGCCGCAGCGCATGGCGTCCAGCGAGATCAGCTGGAACCGCGACGGCTTCTTCGCCAGCCTGCGCGCCAAGTACACCGGCAAGCGCTACTACACCTACACCAACGACCAGTCGGTGCCGGGCGTGACCACCTTCGATGCGGGCGCCGGTTACGACTTCGGCCCGGGCCTGGGTCTGCGCAACGTGCGGGTGTCGTTGAATGCGACCAACCTGACCAACAAGCGCTATGCCGGCCAGCTGAGTTCGTTCGCACCGACCGATCCGAAGGGCACGCGGTATGCGATCCATGCGAGTGCGCCGCGACAGGTGTTCATGACGGTGGCGGCGGAGTTCTAA
- a CDS encoding ABC transporter substrate-binding protein — protein MIRLFAATVALLLAVPALAAPGDVRRFPAQGTATAQLRIHGTTDIEVFAEVIADYQRLHPGSEVVYEDIITQDLYARYLHDRAGPASPDLLISSGMDLQTKLVNDGRALPHRSVQTQALPAWAQWRGEAFGISYEPVVMVYNTRRLPAAKVPHTRRQLLDLLRAEGTPLRGKVGTYDIERSSVGYLLATQDAQRGSIAGALLGALGDNAVVREERTGVLLDQVASGQLSLVYNVLGSYAQARIDAGAPLAIVEPEDYTLVVLRTAVIPRTAAHPQEARRFLDYLLSPRGQQVLAREARLMPIVRGDAGGDDAPGRSRRPIQLGPGLLVYLDALKRRQFLDAWRSSVEPAGR, from the coding sequence ATGATCCGCCTGTTCGCCGCCACTGTTGCCCTGCTGCTGGCCGTGCCGGCCCTCGCTGCACCGGGCGATGTGCGCCGCTTTCCCGCCCAGGGCACCGCCACTGCACAGCTGCGCATCCACGGCACCACCGATATCGAGGTTTTCGCCGAGGTCATCGCCGACTACCAGCGGCTGCATCCGGGCAGCGAGGTGGTGTACGAAGACATCATCACCCAGGACCTGTACGCGCGTTACCTGCATGACCGCGCCGGACCTGCGTCGCCGGATCTGCTGATCTCCAGCGGCATGGACCTGCAGACCAAGCTGGTCAACGACGGCCGCGCGCTGCCGCACCGTTCGGTGCAGACCCAGGCGCTGCCGGCGTGGGCGCAGTGGCGTGGCGAAGCGTTCGGCATCAGTTACGAACCGGTGGTGATGGTCTACAACACGCGCAGGCTGCCGGCCGCGAAAGTGCCGCACACACGTCGACAGCTGCTGGACCTGCTGCGTGCGGAAGGCACGCCGTTGCGCGGCAAGGTCGGCACCTACGACATCGAACGCAGCAGCGTGGGTTACCTGCTGGCGACCCAGGATGCCCAGCGCGGCAGCATCGCCGGTGCCCTGCTGGGCGCGCTGGGGGACAACGCGGTGGTGCGCGAGGAACGCACCGGCGTGCTGCTGGACCAGGTGGCCAGCGGCCAGTTGTCGCTGGTCTACAACGTGCTGGGCTCGTATGCGCAGGCGCGTATCGATGCGGGCGCACCGCTGGCCATCGTCGAGCCGGAGGACTACACGCTGGTGGTGCTGCGTACCGCGGTGATTCCGCGCACCGCAGCGCACCCGCAGGAAGCGCGGCGCTTCCTCGACTACCTGCTGTCGCCACGCGGCCAGCAGGTGCTCGCGCGCGAGGCGCGGCTGATGCCGATCGTGCGCGGCGATGCAGGCGGCGACGATGCGCCCGGCCGCAGCCGCCGCCCGATCCAGCTCGGCCCCGGCCTGCTGGTCTACCTGGATGCGCTCAAGCGCCGCCAGTTCCTCGATGCCTGGCGCAGCAGCGTGGAGCCGGCCGGGCGCTGA
- a CDS encoding OprO/OprP family phosphate-selective porin has protein sequence MMALAALAAPAFAEDERPVTATVGGRLHLDFATFDNDNRGTPNKDDTEIRRAWLDVSGKFFVVDYKLEADFSGDRVEAKDVYLSRSFGDAGRLTVGQFKQYFSLDDRTGSNYGSFLERGNAGTTLAPLYRLGASWQANPGDFTWAASVYSLESIDAWQVKGRAAGGRVTWAPAPGEGDVLHLGLSLAREAYDNPGGNGTPGLKIRPRPAGHLSDESRLTLVDFSAGRDTDVNKWSLEYAQVRGPLSWQGEFSGATFDDGAQRGGVMAAYGMLSWFVTGESRAYDRKTGRFARVKNIRHKAGAFEVALRYDQMWGAQHLDGQPDLRRGSTEGWTLGGNWYLRDNLRFMLNVIESRNRDRLAGTTVDRTRAVTGRLQFDF, from the coding sequence ATGATGGCCCTGGCTGCGCTGGCCGCGCCGGCCTTCGCAGAGGACGAGCGTCCGGTGACCGCCACGGTCGGCGGGCGCCTGCACCTGGATTTCGCCACCTTCGACAACGACAACCGGGGCACACCGAACAAGGACGACACCGAGATCCGCCGCGCCTGGCTTGACGTTTCCGGCAAGTTCTTCGTTGTCGACTACAAGCTGGAAGCCGATTTCTCCGGCGACCGCGTCGAGGCCAAAGACGTCTACCTGAGCCGCAGCTTCGGCGATGCCGGCCGCCTCACCGTGGGCCAGTTCAAGCAGTATTTCTCGCTGGATGACCGCACCGGCTCCAACTACGGCAGCTTCCTGGAGCGCGGCAACGCCGGCACCACGCTGGCGCCGCTGTACCGGTTGGGCGCCTCGTGGCAGGCCAATCCGGGCGATTTCACCTGGGCGGCCAGCGTGTACAGCCTGGAGAGCATCGATGCCTGGCAGGTCAAGGGCCGCGCCGCCGGTGGCCGCGTCACCTGGGCACCGGCCCCCGGCGAGGGCGACGTGCTGCACCTGGGCCTGTCGCTGGCCCGCGAGGCCTACGACAACCCGGGCGGCAACGGCACGCCGGGCCTGAAGATCCGCCCGCGTCCGGCCGGCCATCTGTCCGACGAGAGCCGCCTGACCCTGGTCGACTTCTCCGCCGGCCGCGATACCGACGTCAACAAGTGGTCGCTGGAATATGCGCAGGTGCGCGGCCCGCTGTCATGGCAGGGCGAATTCAGCGGCGCCACCTTCGATGATGGTGCCCAGCGCGGTGGTGTGATGGCCGCCTACGGCATGCTCAGCTGGTTCGTCACCGGCGAGAGCCGCGCCTACGACCGCAAGACCGGCCGCTTCGCCCGGGTCAAGAACATCCGTCACAAGGCCGGTGCCTTCGAAGTGGCCCTGCGCTACGACCAGATGTGGGGCGCACAGCACCTCGATGGCCAACCCGACCTGCGCCGTGGCAGCACCGAAGGCTGGACGCTGGGCGGCAACTGGTACCTGCGCGACAACCTGCGCTTCATGCTCAACGTGATCGAAAGCCGCAACCGCGATCGCCTGGCCGGCACCACGGTGGACCGCACGCGCGCGGTCACCGGGCGCCTGCAGTTCGATTTCTAA
- a CDS encoding IS3 family transposase (programmed frameshift): protein MNRYDARFKLQVAKEACKTSTSVKAVARRHGLEFSTVRRWAATYRLHGWRGFHRKVRSYDLQFKLDVLEKMRQEGMSGREATTYFQIGDAGAVGQWQRLYADGGAQALAPPPLPPPKPMKKTRSSKPAEDMSRDELLKEVAYLRAETAYLKKPRCLDPGRAGGTAHKAQAVQGLRQAHSLPLLLEAAELSRSTFYYQVHALAHPDEGEVELRERIRAIYDESQGRYGYRRITLELANRGEAINHKRVQRLMAELGLQSRVRIKRYRAFKGTANVVVPNELDRQFEAEIPNQKWVTDVTEFKVQGMKLYLSPIMDLYNGEIVAYQMKRRPVFDLVGQMLDQAIKKLSPEDRPMIHSDQGWHYQHENYRHKLERRGLKQSMSRRGNCLDNAAMESFFGTLKSEFFYLNSFDSIESLEAGLVEYIRYYNEDRIKLKLKGMSPVKYREQAKLAA from the exons ATGAATAGGTATGACGCGCGCTTCAAACTTCAGGTCGCCAAGGAGGCCTGCAAGACCTCCACATCCGTCAAGGCGGTGGCCCGTCGCCACGGTCTGGAGTTTTCGACGGTCCGGCGTTGGGCAGCGACCTACCGGCTGCATGGTTGGCGTGGGTTTCACCGCAAAGTCCGGTCCTACGATCTCCAGTTCAAGCTGGATGTCCTTGAAAAGATGCGTCAAGAAGGGATGTCTGGGCGCGAGGCCACGACCTATTTCCAGATCGGAGATGCCGGCGCGGTGGGGCAATGGCAACGGCTGTATGCTGACGGTGGCGCCCAAGCGTTGGCGCCGCCACCATTACCGCCCCCAAAGCCGATGAAGAAGACCCGCTCGTCCAAGCCAGCCGAGGACATGAGCCGCGATGAGCTCCTTAAGGAAGTAGCCTACCTGCGTGCGGAGACGGCCTACTTAAAAAAGC CTCGATGCCTTGATCCAGGAAGAGCAGGCGGCACAGCGCACAAAGCGCAAGCCGTCCAAGGATTGAGGCAGGCCCACTCCCTGCCGCTTTTGCTCGAGGCGGCCGAGTTGTCGCGCAGCACGTTCTATTACCAGGTTCATGCCTTGGCCCATCCTGATGAGGGCGAGGTGGAACTGCGTGAGCGCATCCGCGCGATTTACGACGAAAGCCAAGGGCGCTATGGCTACCGCCGCATAACACTGGAACTGGCCAATCGGGGCGAGGCGATCAACCACAAGCGGGTGCAGCGCCTGATGGCCGAGCTGGGCCTGCAGTCGCGCGTACGCATCAAGCGCTACCGCGCGTTCAAGGGCACAGCCAATGTCGTGGTTCCCAACGAACTGGACCGTCAGTTTGAAGCCGAAATTCCCAACCAGAAGTGGGTGACCGATGTAACCGAGTTCAAAGTGCAGGGCATGAAGCTCTATCTTTCGCCGATCATGGACCTCTACAACGGCGAAATCGTGGCCTACCAGATGAAGCGTCGGCCGGTGTTCGATCTGGTGGGTCAGATGCTGGATCAGGCGATCAAAAAGCTCTCACCCGAAGATCGACCGATGATCCACTCTGACCAGGGATGGCACTACCAGCACGAGAACTACCGGCACAAGCTCGAGAGGCGCGGCCTGAAACAAAGCATGTCCCGACGTGGCAACTGCCTGGACAACGCGGCCATGGAGAGTTTCTTCGGGACACTGAAGTCGGAATTTTTCTACCTGAACAGCTTTGACAGTATCGAAAGCCTGGAAGCGGGCCTGGTTGAGTACATCAGGTACTACAACGAAGACCGCATCAAGCTGAAGTTGAAGGGCATGAGCCCGGTAAAGTACCGGGAACAGGCCAAGCTGGCCGCCTGA
- a CDS encoding CitMHS family transporter, translated as MLSILGFGMVITFMYLIMSKRLSPLVALITIPIIFALIGGFAAGIDEMMLEGIKKIAPTGVMLMFAILYFGVMIDAGLFDPLVRIILRFVKGDPMKIVLGTAVLAMLISLDGDGSTTYMITVSAMLPLYQRLGMNALNMTCVTILAGGVMNLTPWGGPTARAATALHVDPADVFVPLIPSMVIACAGVLLLAWYLGMKERRRLGVVTLPKGGSWMDNSVSDDGNTLPTVEDAEDTKRPRLLWVNLALTVALMSALIIGVLPMPVLFMIGFAIALVINYPNLAEQRRRVVSHAGSVLSVVALIFAAGIFTGILNNTGMVEAMSHSFLAIIPDSWGPYLAVITAVASMPFTFFMSNDAFYFGVLPILSEAAGNYGITPVEMARASLAGQPVHLLSPLVPSTYLLVGLAKVEFADHQKFTLKWAIAISLLLMIGGLLFGLYPFTT; from the coding sequence ATGCTGAGCATCCTCGGCTTTGGCATGGTCATTACGTTCATGTACTTGATCATGAGCAAACGACTGTCGCCACTCGTTGCCCTGATCACCATCCCCATCATCTTCGCCCTGATCGGTGGCTTCGCTGCCGGCATCGACGAAATGATGCTGGAAGGCATCAAGAAGATCGCGCCGACCGGCGTGATGCTGATGTTCGCCATCCTCTACTTCGGCGTGATGATCGATGCGGGCCTGTTCGATCCGCTGGTGCGGATCATCCTGCGCTTCGTCAAGGGCGACCCGATGAAGATCGTGCTCGGCACCGCCGTGTTGGCGATGCTGATCTCGCTCGATGGCGATGGTTCGACCACCTACATGATCACCGTCTCGGCGATGCTGCCGCTGTACCAGCGGTTGGGCATGAACGCGCTGAACATGACCTGCGTGACCATTCTCGCTGGTGGCGTGATGAACCTGACGCCGTGGGGTGGCCCGACCGCACGCGCGGCCACCGCACTGCACGTGGACCCGGCCGATGTGTTCGTGCCGCTGATTCCGTCGATGGTGATCGCCTGCGCCGGTGTACTGCTGCTGGCCTGGTACCTGGGCATGAAGGAGCGCCGTCGCCTCGGCGTGGTAACCCTGCCCAAGGGTGGCAGCTGGATGGACAACAGCGTGTCCGACGACGGCAACACGCTGCCGACCGTGGAAGACGCCGAAGACACCAAGCGCCCCAGGCTGCTGTGGGTCAACCTGGCACTGACCGTGGCCCTGATGAGCGCCCTCATCATCGGCGTACTGCCGATGCCGGTGCTGTTCATGATCGGCTTCGCCATCGCGCTGGTGATCAACTACCCGAACCTGGCCGAACAGCGCCGCCGCGTGGTCAGCCATGCCGGCAGCGTGCTGTCGGTGGTGGCGCTGATCTTCGCTGCGGGCATCTTCACCGGCATCCTCAACAACACCGGCATGGTCGAAGCGATGTCGCACAGCTTCCTGGCGATCATTCCCGACAGCTGGGGCCCCTACCTGGCGGTGATCACCGCGGTGGCCTCGATGCCGTTCACCTTTTTCATGTCCAACGACGCGTTCTACTTCGGCGTGCTGCCGATCCTGTCCGAAGCGGCCGGCAATTACGGCATCACGCCGGTGGAAATGGCCCGCGCGTCGCTGGCCGGGCAACCGGTGCACCTGCTCAGCCCGCTGGTGCCGTCCACCTACCTGCTGGTGGGACTGGCCAAGGTCGAGTTCGCCGACCACCAGAAATTCACCCTGAAGTGGGCGATCGCCATTTCGTTGTTGCTGATGATCGGCGGCCTGTTGTTCGGGCTCTATCCCTTCACGACCTGA
- a CDS encoding response regulator, with the protein MRLLLVEDNPDLADAIIRRMRRSGHAVDWQADGLAAASVLRYQSFDLVVLDIGLPKLDGLRVLAGMRERGDSTPVLMLTARDGIEDRVQALDVGADDYLGKPFDFREFEARCRVLLRRARGQASEVVQIGGFQFDNAAHRVTLDGEPIELPNREYRLLEILVGRMGQVVGKDEIGNGLFGFDDEAGPNAIELYIGRLRRKLASAPLRITTVRGVGYLLEASDGSSDTDG; encoded by the coding sequence ATGCGCCTGCTGCTGGTCGAAGACAACCCGGACCTGGCCGATGCGATCATCCGTCGCATGCGCCGCAGTGGTCACGCGGTGGACTGGCAGGCCGACGGTCTGGCCGCTGCCAGCGTGCTGCGTTACCAGAGTTTCGACCTGGTGGTGCTGGATATCGGCCTGCCCAAGCTGGATGGGCTGAGGGTGCTGGCCGGCATGCGTGAGCGCGGCGACAGCACCCCGGTGCTGATGCTGACCGCACGCGATGGCATCGAAGATCGCGTGCAGGCACTCGATGTCGGCGCTGACGACTACCTGGGCAAACCTTTCGACTTCCGTGAATTCGAAGCGCGCTGCCGGGTGCTGCTGCGGCGTGCACGTGGGCAGGCCAGTGAAGTGGTGCAGATCGGCGGCTTCCAGTTCGACAACGCTGCGCACCGGGTGACCCTGGATGGCGAGCCGATCGAGCTGCCCAACCGCGAATATCGTTTGCTTGAGATCCTGGTGGGCCGCATGGGCCAGGTCGTGGGCAAGGATGAGATCGGCAATGGCCTGTTCGGCTTCGATGACGAAGCGGGGCCGAACGCCATCGAGCTGTATATCGGTCGCCTGCGCAGGAAGCTGGCAAGCGCGCCGCTGCGCATCACCACCGTGCGTGGCGTCGGCTATCTGCTTGAAGCCAGCGATGGCAGCAGCGACACCGATGGCTGA
- a CDS encoding sensor histidine kinase N-terminal domain-containing protein yields MADARAAPAAPGSLRRTLLLYLGALLAVFAVALLFAARDYGQRAANRSYDHLLVSSALSIADSVALVDGQWQVDLPYAALDLLAMAPEDRVFYRVADSRGNLITGYGDLPASPRRPGTQPQLFDAAYSGETVRFVVVGRSFAAASAQGEVQVQVGQTRRAREAVAQELVNRALLAIGVLSGLLLALVAFGVHRAFRPLVRVERELSRREPSDLKPLDARVPREMDQMVAALNRFMERLSSSNETLRAFMAEAAHQMRTPLAALRAQAQLALDDDDPQDMRRSLLAIERNATHMSRLLNQLLSDASVIHRSHLQRFATVDLAETVHQALHEALPQAGPAPRVQLAMTAEPVQVRGDALLLREAIKNLVDNALKYGGDGPLQIALTAEGAHAVLTIADHGTGIAAADAERVFERFARGEGAPSGGAGLGLAIVKRVVDSHGGQIDLSNRPQGGLVATIRLPRSST; encoded by the coding sequence ATGGCTGACGCGCGCGCTGCGCCTGCCGCGCCTGGGTCGCTGCGGCGCACCCTGCTGCTGTACCTGGGCGCGTTGCTGGCAGTATTCGCGGTGGCGCTGTTGTTTGCTGCACGCGACTACGGCCAGCGCGCGGCCAATCGTTCCTACGACCATCTGCTGGTGTCCTCTGCGCTGTCGATCGCCGATTCGGTGGCCTTGGTGGACGGCCAGTGGCAGGTGGACCTTCCGTATGCGGCGCTGGACCTGCTGGCGATGGCGCCGGAAGACCGCGTGTTCTACCGGGTCGCCGACAGCCGTGGCAACCTGATCACCGGCTACGGCGACCTGCCAGCGTCGCCGCGCCGGCCGGGCACGCAACCGCAGTTGTTCGATGCGGCCTACAGCGGCGAGACCGTGCGTTTCGTCGTAGTTGGCCGCAGCTTTGCCGCTGCCTCCGCGCAGGGCGAGGTGCAGGTGCAGGTGGGGCAGACCCGGCGTGCGCGCGAAGCGGTGGCGCAGGAACTGGTCAACCGCGCGCTGCTGGCGATCGGCGTGTTGTCGGGGTTGCTGCTGGCACTGGTGGCGTTCGGCGTGCATCGCGCGTTCCGGCCGCTGGTGCGGGTCGAGCGTGAACTGTCGCGCCGCGAGCCGTCCGACCTGAAACCGTTGGACGCGCGCGTGCCACGTGAGATGGATCAGATGGTGGCAGCGCTGAACCGCTTCATGGAACGCTTGTCCAGCAGCAATGAAACCCTGCGTGCGTTCATGGCCGAGGCCGCGCACCAGATGCGCACGCCGCTGGCCGCGCTGCGCGCGCAGGCGCAGCTGGCGCTGGATGACGACGATCCGCAGGACATGCGGCGCAGCCTGCTGGCGATCGAGCGCAATGCCACCCACATGAGCCGTCTGCTCAACCAGCTGCTCAGCGATGCCAGCGTGATCCATCGATCCCATCTGCAGCGCTTCGCCACCGTGGACCTGGCCGAGACCGTGCACCAGGCGCTGCACGAAGCGTTGCCGCAGGCCGGGCCCGCCCCGCGCGTGCAGCTGGCGATGACGGCCGAGCCGGTGCAGGTGCGCGGTGACGCGCTGCTGCTGCGTGAGGCCATCAAGAATCTGGTCGACAACGCGCTGAAGTACGGCGGCGATGGTCCCTTGCAGATCGCGCTGACCGCTGAGGGCGCGCATGCCGTGCTGACCATCGCCGACCACGGTACGGGCATCGCGGCCGCGGATGCTGAACGCGTGTTCGAGCGTTTCGCACGGGGCGAGGGCGCGCCCTCCGGCGGTGCGGGCCTTGGCCTGGCCATCGTCAAGCGGGTGGTCGACAGCCATGGTGGCCAGATCGATCTCAGCAATCGACCGCAGGGCGGCCTGGTCGCCACCATCCGCCTGCCCCGGAGCAGCACATGA